The Bacteroidota bacterium genome has a window encoding:
- a CDS encoding GNAT family N-acetyltransferase produces the protein MNVSPKVTVRSLELPDDLEAVRKLWMDYLSWGNNKMQELYGVHPHHPAETVEQDIRQISKFQPPHGQLLLAVHEGRVCGLGSLKSISADVGEIKRMFVDPGLRRIGAGRAILEGLLTEARKIGYKTVRLDSPRFMEAAHALYRSVGFRDIDAYPEVEIPEAFKAYLLFMELDLTKEPQ, from the coding sequence ATGAACGTATCCCCTAAAGTGACTGTACGAAGCCTGGAGCTTCCGGACGACCTGGAAGCCGTCAGAAAATTGTGGATGGACTACCTGAGTTGGGGTAACAATAAAATGCAGGAACTGTATGGTGTTCATCCGCATCATCCTGCGGAGACCGTGGAACAGGATATACGTCAGATCAGTAAGTTCCAGCCACCGCACGGTCAACTGCTGCTGGCAGTACATGAAGGCAGGGTTTGTGGACTTGGAAGCTTGAAGAGCATCAGCGCGGATGTCGGTGAAATCAAACGAATGTTCGTGGATCCGGGCCTCAGACGAATAGGGGCCGGCAGAGCCATACTGGAAGGACTCTTGACAGAGGCAAGAAAGATCGGATACAAAACGGTCCGGCTCGACAGTCCCCGGTTCATGGAAGCTGCGCATGCTTTGTATAGAAGTGTTGGCTTCCGTGATATTGATGCCTATCCGGAAGTGGAAATTCCGGAGGCCTTTAAAGCCTATCTGTTATTTATGGAGTTGGACTTAACCAAAGAACCGCAGTAA
- a CDS encoding PepSY-associated TM helix domain-containing protein yields MRILHRYLGYFLTGMMAVYAVTGFIMTFRDTNFLKFDKTWERTVEPNLPGSALGEAIEQRRLKVTREDSTTIYFDNGQYDKASGKATFTTKEWPAYIEKLTDLHTSRTADPLFFMNVFFACSLFFFVVSSFWMFPPHAKTFKKGMWFVGAGVILVVVMLISR; encoded by the coding sequence ATGCGCATTCTCCACCGCTATCTCGGTTATTTTCTCACCGGCATGATGGCGGTGTACGCGGTCACGGGCTTCATCATGACCTTTCGTGACACGAATTTTTTGAAGTTCGACAAGACCTGGGAACGCACCGTAGAACCGAACCTCCCGGGTAGCGCGCTGGGTGAAGCGATCGAACAGCGTCGGCTCAAGGTGACCCGCGAAGATTCCACTACGATCTATTTCGATAACGGACAGTACGACAAGGCCAGCGGAAAGGCGACTTTTACCACGAAGGAATGGCCGGCTTACATCGAGAAACTGACCGACCTGCACACGTCGCGTACTGCCGATCCCTTGTTTTTCATGAACGTCTTTTTTGCCTGCTCGCTGTTCTTCTTTGTCGTTTCCTCCTTCTGGATGTTTCCGCCACATGCAAAGACGTTTAAGAAGGGAATGTGGTTCGTAGGGGCGGGGGTGATATTGGTAGTGGTCATGCTTATTTCTCGATAG
- a CDS encoding T9SS type A sorting domain-containing protein encodes MRRLQLTLWFVLFTVISHPQRLGDDYYVLTFEDTATLPHLRMDSISNRNGLWQVGSPQKAVFTSAQSPPRVIVTDTVQPYPVNDTSSFTVVNIASGYGWLYPHTVMLSGYYQVHSDTLTDFGTIELSPDNGTTWIDLINDTLYSAYYQWWSTVPVLSGNSNGWQYFSTWLSPLGPLFNVQLNDTILFRFTFISDSIQTNKDGLIFDDLVFEDWIEGVPFMRDDDRVSIYPNPTNEWLSLRCERGTGARSVQVFNFNSELVYESRNFSEEGLETRHLPDGVYWLKYSDNRIFAVKRFLVQH; translated from the coding sequence ATGAGAAGGCTTCAACTTACGCTTTGGTTCGTATTGTTTACGGTCATTTCGCATCCCCAACGGTTGGGCGATGACTACTATGTACTCACATTTGAAGACACTGCCACACTGCCCCACTTGCGAATGGATTCAATATCGAATCGGAATGGCCTGTGGCAAGTTGGCAGTCCGCAAAAGGCTGTCTTCACTTCAGCCCAGTCACCTCCCAGGGTCATTGTCACCGACACTGTTCAGCCCTACCCGGTAAACGACACCAGCAGTTTTACCGTGGTGAATATTGCGAGCGGGTACGGTTGGCTGTATCCCCATACAGTAATGTTATCCGGATACTATCAGGTGCATTCCGATACGCTGACCGATTTTGGTACGATCGAACTTTCTCCCGACAATGGAACTACCTGGATTGATTTGATCAACGATACCTTATATTCCGCGTACTATCAGTGGTGGTCAACGGTACCGGTGCTAAGCGGGAATTCAAACGGCTGGCAGTACTTTTCTACCTGGCTGTCGCCACTCGGACCGTTATTCAATGTACAGCTCAACGATACGATCCTTTTTCGATTTACATTCATCAGCGATAGTATTCAGACAAACAAAGACGGTTTGATCTTTGACGATCTGGTTTTCGAGGATTGGATCGAAGGGGTTCCTTTCATGCGAGACGATGACCGGGTATCCATTTATCCCAACCCGACCAATGAATGGTTGAGTTTGCGATGTGAGAGAGGGACGGGCGCGCGATCTGTTCAAGTCTTCAATTTTAACAGCGAACTGGTTTACGAGAGCCGGAATTTTTCGGAAGAAGGCCTGGAAACACGGCACCTTCCTGATGGTGTTTACTGGTTGAAATATTCCGACAATCGAATATTTGCAGTGAAGCGCTTCCTGGTTCAGCATTGA
- a CDS encoding helix-turn-helix transcriptional regulator, giving the protein MTTKKEIIDNETCPAQGLLKSLSGKWKPEIFRLAVEAPLRFSSLLRQIEGSNKQTLSVALRELEEVGLLEKVVIQQKPLHIEYNLTEKGKSLIPVFKQLESLG; this is encoded by the coding sequence ATGACTACCAAAAAAGAAATTATTGATAACGAAACTTGTCCTGCACAAGGGCTTTTGAAGTCGCTGTCTGGCAAATGGAAACCTGAAATTTTTCGTTTGGCTGTTGAAGCACCTTTGCGTTTTAGTAGTTTGTTGCGTCAAATTGAAGGTTCTAACAAACAAACTTTGTCTGTCGCTTTAAGAGAGTTAGAAGAAGTCGGGCTGTTAGAAAAAGTTGTCATTCAGCAAAAGCCTTTGCATATAGAATATAATCTTACCGAAAAAGGGAAGTCGTTAATTCCTGTCTTTAAGCAGTTAGAAAGTCTTGGGTAG
- a CDS encoding VOC family protein — protein sequence MLRSVHPKLPMRQVAVTRSFYTEKLGFTVTADYGNYLIVEREKVEWHFFEFVSLDPKENYGQVYIRVSDIDQLHRSFREAGVPLLPKEQPESKPWGQREFSLLDPDHNLLTFGQEV from the coding sequence ATGTTACGAAGCGTTCACCCTAAACTACCCATGCGGCAGGTTGCCGTCACCCGTAGCTTTTACACGGAGAAGCTCGGCTTTACAGTAACAGCCGATTACGGCAACTACCTGATCGTGGAGCGGGAGAAGGTGGAATGGCATTTTTTCGAATTCGTTTCCTTGGATCCCAAGGAGAATTACGGTCAGGTTTACATCCGGGTGTCCGATATCGATCAATTGCACCGTTCATTCCGGGAGGCGGGCGTGCCGCTGTTACCAAAGGAACAACCTGAAAGCAAACCCTGGGGGCAGCGCGAGTTCTCACTGCTGGACCCTGATCACAACCTCTTGACCTTTGGTCAGGAAGTGTGA
- a CDS encoding DUF1905 domain-containing protein, with translation MRYEFTAPLWQYAGAGGWHFVSLPKKMSKEIRKLLRSEEQGWGRLQATARIGQSEWKTAIWFDTKQDTYLLPVKGEVRKSEGLIVDKSFSTILWL, from the coding sequence ATCCGGTATGAATTCACCGCCCCGCTTTGGCAGTATGCCGGAGCTGGCGGCTGGCATTTCGTGTCGCTCCCGAAGAAGATGTCGAAGGAGATCCGCAAGCTGTTACGATCGGAAGAGCAGGGATGGGGCCGGTTGCAGGCTACCGCACGGATCGGACAAAGCGAATGGAAGACCGCGATCTGGTTCGATACAAAGCAGGATACTTACTTGCTGCCTGTAAAGGGAGAGGTTCGGAAGTCGGAAGGGCTCATCGTCGACAAAAGTTTCAGCACGATCCTGTGGTTGTGA
- a CDS encoding transposase, with protein MILHGSVIEVAYNVQTVADAANKLVLEYEVTNQNDRKALLPMSQKTKRICDTDAVAVLADKGYHNGEQLTGCEQEDIYTIVAYQEVPRSHPVPTPEYYGERFRYNPKKDQYKCPQGHILKTTGHWYTKLYDESVHKVKHYKTKACGSCAVKHLCTRNPKGA; from the coding sequence ATGATTCTGCACGGGTCTGTGATCGAAGTAGCCTATAACGTACAGACCGTGGCGGATGCGGCCAACAAGCTGGTGCTGGAGTATGAGGTCACCAACCAGAACGACCGGAAAGCCCTGCTGCCGATGTCGCAGAAGACCAAGCGAATTTGCGATACGGATGCCGTGGCTGTACTGGCAGACAAGGGCTACCACAACGGCGAGCAGCTTACGGGTTGCGAGCAGGAAGACATCTACACCATCGTAGCCTATCAGGAAGTACCCCGCAGTCATCCCGTGCCGACACCGGAGTATTACGGCGAGCGCTTCCGGTACAACCCGAAGAAGGACCAGTACAAGTGTCCGCAGGGTCACATCTTGAAGACCACCGGCCATTGGTATACTAAACTGTACGACGAGTCGGTACACAAGGTCAAGCACTACAAGACCAAGGCCTGCGGCAGTTGCGCGGTCAAACACCTGTGCACCCGCAACCCCAAGGGCGCCTGA
- a CDS encoding DUF2200 domain-containing protein, which yields MQQNEKQRQRIAMMTFASVYPLYLQKVTRKGRTEAELREVINWLTGYDGKRLDAVIHDKLTFEAFFQQARLHPNAHLITGLICGYRIEEIGDPLIRQVRYLDKLVDELAKGRTMEKILRKA from the coding sequence ATGCAACAAAACGAGAAACAGCGTCAGCGCATCGCCATGATGACTTTCGCGTCGGTCTATCCGTTGTATCTTCAGAAAGTAACCAGGAAAGGCAGGACGGAAGCGGAACTTCGGGAGGTCATCAACTGGCTGACCGGTTATGATGGAAAGCGGTTGGATGCGGTGATACACGACAAGCTTACATTTGAGGCGTTCTTCCAACAAGCCAGGCTGCACCCCAATGCTCATCTGATCACCGGCCTCATTTGCGGCTACCGGATCGAGGAGATCGGGGATCCGTTGATCCGTCAGGTCCGTTATCTCGACAAATTGGTGGATGAATTGGCGAAAGGCAGGACGATGGAGAAGATACTGCGGAAGGCTTGA
- a CDS encoding helix-turn-helix transcriptional regulator, producing MAIVVNLDVMMAKRKMSLNELSEKVDLTLSNLSILKTGKAKAVRFSTLEAICKALNCQPGDLLEYVADREGEIE from the coding sequence ATGGCGATCGTCGTAAACCTGGATGTCATGATGGCGAAGCGAAAGATGTCGCTGAACGAACTGTCGGAAAAAGTCGACCTGACGCTCTCGAACCTTTCCATCCTCAAGACCGGAAAAGCCAAGGCTGTCCGCTTCAGCACGCTGGAAGCGATCTGCAAGGCGCTGAATTGCCAACCGGGCGATCTGCTCGAATATGTCGCCGACCGGGAAGGGGAGATCGAGTAA
- a CDS encoding DUF1801 domain-containing protein, with the protein MKAQQEITRHIATHPEPKRSELSTLHELVLSVDPGCKLWYYDGKDEQGKIVANPTIGYGTQVLRYANGKTREWFRIGISGNKTGISVYLLGIADKGHLAKAYGKTIGKASVTGYCIKFKTISDIKLDVLEKAIRFGMEYGN; encoded by the coding sequence ATGAAAGCACAACAGGAAATAACCCGCCACATCGCTACCCATCCCGAACCGAAGCGGAGTGAGCTGTCGACTCTGCATGAGTTGGTGTTATCGGTAGATCCAGGCTGCAAGTTGTGGTATTACGACGGAAAGGACGAACAGGGAAAAATCGTCGCCAATCCGACCATCGGGTACGGCACGCAGGTATTGCGCTATGCGAATGGCAAGACGCGGGAATGGTTCCGGATCGGGATCAGTGGCAACAAGACGGGGATTTCGGTTTACCTGCTCGGCATTGCGGATAAAGGGCATCTCGCGAAGGCTTACGGAAAGACGATCGGCAAGGCCAGTGTGACCGGTTATTGCATCAAGTTCAAAACGATCAGCGATATCAAATTGGACGTATTGGAAAAGGCGATTCGGTTCGGTATGGAGTATGGTAACTAG
- a CDS encoding class I SAM-dependent methyltransferase, with protein sequence MELGSAYGYFLSEASAYFTCYGVEVSKAGVQKSEALGLRVFEGALTADVLRETGKVDVVVMLDVIEHLTDPMATLGLAYSALNPGGVMLIVTGDHGSLLSKVMKANWRLMTPPQHTFFFTSKTLPAMVAKAGFTVKSVTAPWKIVPLGLPFYQVGRRTGLRVRALENINNFGIPINLFDTVRVIAVKP encoded by the coding sequence CTGGAACTGGGAAGCGCTTACGGCTATTTTCTGAGTGAGGCCTCGGCATACTTTACCTGTTATGGTGTGGAAGTCAGCAAAGCCGGCGTTCAGAAATCCGAAGCGCTTGGTTTGCGGGTATTTGAGGGGGCGCTGACCGCGGACGTTCTCCGCGAAACGGGAAAAGTGGATGTAGTCGTCATGCTGGATGTCATCGAGCACCTGACGGATCCGATGGCGACACTCGGGCTGGCCTATTCCGCCTTGAATCCCGGTGGCGTGATGTTGATCGTTACGGGCGACCATGGGTCCCTGCTTAGCAAGGTGATGAAAGCAAACTGGCGGTTGATGACGCCCCCGCAGCACACTTTTTTCTTTACCTCGAAAACACTACCGGCCATGGTCGCAAAGGCGGGTTTTACGGTCAAGTCGGTTACAGCGCCCTGGAAGATCGTACCACTGGGATTACCGTTCTATCAGGTGGGCAGAAGAACCGGCCTACGCGTCCGGGCATTGGAAAACATCAACAACTTTGGTATCCCGATCAATCTGTTTGATACGGTACGGGTAATCGCGGTGAAGCCTTAA
- a CDS encoding methyltransferase domain-containing protein produces the protein MGSQAAQNQLWSRGADDWAAIQEGTLEDCYRYVLEYLPALKDKRVLDIGCGSGLFCHLAQTRDAIVTGMDASDGLIAAARKRNARVEFSVGEMERLPFDDEAFDLVCGFNSFQFAANPLNAFAEARRVLKPGGTLVAMIWGEREDCEAATFLKALGGLMPSTMPPGAGPFALTSDRKLENLIGQAGFTIHHQVDRENAWIYPDQDTALRGLLSAGPAAAAIAHSGEERVRTELRQSMQPFVKPDGRVIYRNKFRIVIAKK, from the coding sequence ATGGGATCGCAAGCAGCACAAAACCAACTCTGGAGTCGCGGCGCCGATGACTGGGCGGCTATTCAGGAAGGTACCTTGGAAGATTGTTATCGCTATGTGCTGGAGTATTTACCGGCACTAAAGGATAAACGCGTGCTCGACATTGGCTGCGGTTCGGGCCTGTTCTGTCATCTCGCTCAAACACGTGACGCGATCGTTACCGGAATGGACGCGAGCGACGGCCTGATAGCCGCGGCAAGAAAGAGAAACGCGCGCGTTGAATTCTCTGTCGGTGAAATGGAGCGACTGCCGTTTGATGACGAAGCGTTCGACCTGGTCTGCGGGTTCAATTCCTTTCAGTTCGCCGCCAACCCGCTGAACGCGTTTGCCGAAGCAAGGCGTGTACTGAAGCCCGGAGGGACGCTGGTGGCGATGATCTGGGGGGAGCGGGAAGACTGCGAAGCCGCGACTTTTTTAAAAGCCCTGGGCGGACTGATGCCGTCCACAATGCCCCCGGGAGCGGGTCCTTTCGCCTTGACGTCGGATCGTAAACTGGAAAACCTGATCGGGCAAGCCGGTTTTACCATTCACCATCAGGTGGACCGGGAAAACGCATGGATCTATCCGGATCAGGACACGGCTCTTCGCGGACTCCTCTCGGCCGGGCCGGCGGCGGCGGCCATCGCGCATTCCGGTGAAGAACGGGTACGAACGGAACTCCGGCAATCGATGCAGCCTTTTGTGAAGCCGGATGGTCGGGTCATTTACCGGAACAAATTCCGGATCGTGATCGCGAAAAAGTAA